Proteins from a genomic interval of Staphylococcus debuckii:
- the dltD gene encoding D-alanyl-lipoteichoic acid biosynthesis protein DltD, whose translation MKQKLKPFLPIFISGAIFIIFVLLPSSWFTGLVNDKTLVDNRMSLTDQVLKGTLIQDELFHHNKQFYPIYGSSELEKDDPFNPAIALNKHNSPRQAFLLGTGGNTDLVNGVELASQYDDLKGKKIAFIISPQWFTNHGLTNLNFDGRMSQNQINQMFNQKNMSDELKQRYAKRLLQFKNVHNKAFLRDVAKNHGETDGNYISSFKENQLTKIEAIKSLMNFKKVPLEHVKPVTSKDASWSEMRDVATQYGEAHSKSNEYHIRDKYWKLIKAHKRRMNRDYEFNINSPEFKDLKLLVDTMHEAGADVEYISIPVNGKWYDHIGVDRDKRQPVYDKIHRTVVDNGGKIYDLTDKDYEPYVITDAVHIGWKGWAYIDERIVHHMKEK comes from the coding sequence ATGAAGCAAAAACTAAAACCGTTTTTACCGATTTTTATCAGCGGTGCAATATTTATAATTTTTGTATTGCTGCCATCAAGCTGGTTTACAGGATTGGTCAATGATAAAACTTTGGTAGATAATCGTATGTCTTTGACAGACCAAGTATTGAAAGGAACTCTCATACAAGATGAGTTGTTCCATCATAACAAACAATTCTATCCTATTTATGGTTCAAGTGAACTAGAAAAAGATGATCCATTTAATCCAGCCATTGCTTTGAATAAGCATAATTCTCCAAGACAGGCCTTCTTATTAGGTACTGGAGGTAATACTGATTTGGTAAATGGCGTGGAATTAGCATCTCAATACGACGATTTGAAAGGCAAGAAAATAGCTTTTATTATTTCGCCGCAGTGGTTTACAAACCATGGATTGACCAATCTGAACTTTGATGGGCGCATGTCTCAAAATCAAATTAATCAAATGTTTAATCAAAAAAACATGAGTGACGAATTGAAACAACGTTACGCTAAAAGATTATTGCAATTTAAGAACGTCCACAATAAAGCATTTTTAAGAGACGTGGCTAAAAATCACGGTGAAACAGATGGTAATTATATTTCTTCTTTTAAAGAAAATCAATTAACAAAAATTGAAGCGATTAAAAGTTTAATGAACTTCAAGAAAGTGCCGTTAGAACATGTAAAACCTGTGACATCTAAAGATGCTTCATGGTCTGAAATGAGAGATGTTGCTACACAATATGGCGAAGCACATTCAAAATCTAACGAATATCATATTCGTGATAAGTATTGGAAATTGATTAAAGCACATAAACGTCGAATGAATCGAGACTATGAATTTAATATCAATTCTCCAGAATTTAAGGATTTAAAATTATTAGTAGATACGATGCATGAAGCAGGTGCAGATGTTGAATATATCAGTATTCCAGTTAATGGTAAATGGTACGATCATATTGGTGTTGATCGTGATAAACGCCAACCTGTATACGATAAAATTCATCGCACTGTTGTAGATAACGGCGGTAAGATTTACGATTTAACAGATAAAGATTATGAGCCTTATGTCATTACTGATGCTGTCCATATTGGATGGAAAGGTTGGGCTTATATTGATGAACGTATTGTTCATCATATGAAAGAAAAATAG
- the dltC gene encoding D-alanine--poly(phosphoribitol) ligase subunit 2 codes for MEFREQVLDLLAEVAENDIVKENPDVEIFEEGIIDSFQTVGLLLEIQNKLGIEVSIMDFDRDEWATPNKIVEALEELR; via the coding sequence ATGGAATTTAGAGAACAAGTTTTAGATTTATTAGCAGAAGTTGCAGAAAATGATATTGTGAAAGAAAATCCTGATGTGGAAATTTTCGAGGAAGGTATCATTGATTCTTTCCAAACTGTAGGTTTATTATTGGAAATTCAAAATAAATTAGGTATTGAAGTGTCTATTATGGACTTTGATCGTGACGAGTGGGCGACTCCTAATAAAATTGTTGAAGCTTTAGAAGAACTTAGATGA
- the dltA gene encoding D-alanine--poly(phosphoribitol) ligase subunit DltA translates to MKDIINVLKSIVKEKPDNIAVRHTNETLSYQELDDLSDRLAFLIKESQQPIVLYGHMSPYMIVGMIGAIKAGCGYVPIDTSVPDDRTAMIIEKAAPEYILDASQEAFDFQRGKVITIEDIQNTTLSEPVESRMSPEDIVYTIFTSGSTGEPKGVQIQYSSLIEFAEWMNDLNQLGEDQEWLNQAPFSFDLSVMAIYPCLFTGGTLNLVDKDMIKKPKLLNDMLQQTPINVWVSTPSFIEMCLLLPTLEEKQYPSLKEFFFCGEILPHRTAKALTERFPSAVIYNTYGPTEATVAVTSVQITPEILEQYNPLPVGQARPGTTLSTTDEGELVIAGNSVSAGYLKNKEKTDAVFSLEGDTRTYHSGDKAKFEDQQWFIQGRIDFQIKMNGYRMELEEIETILRQSEHVREAIVVPIYKNGKVTQLIGAVVPAETVEDNAELSHAIKTDLKSSLPEYMIPRKFVWMDQLPLTSNGKIDRKKIAEELN, encoded by the coding sequence ATGAAAGATATTATTAATGTATTAAAAAGCATTGTTAAAGAGAAACCTGATAATATTGCTGTAAGACATACAAATGAGACATTGTCTTACCAAGAATTAGATGATTTATCAGACCGCCTTGCTTTCTTAATTAAAGAAAGTCAGCAACCGATAGTCCTATACGGACATATGTCTCCTTATATGATTGTCGGCATGATAGGGGCTATTAAAGCAGGTTGCGGTTATGTACCTATAGATACATCAGTGCCTGATGATCGTACAGCTATGATTATCGAAAAGGCGGCGCCAGAATACATTTTAGATGCAAGTCAAGAAGCATTTGATTTTCAACGTGGCAAAGTTATTACAATTGAAGATATTCAGAACACGACACTATCTGAACCTGTTGAATCACGCATGTCACCAGAAGATATTGTTTATACGATTTTTACTTCAGGTTCTACAGGAGAGCCAAAGGGTGTACAAATTCAGTACAGCAGTTTAATTGAATTTGCAGAGTGGATGAACGACTTAAATCAATTAGGAGAAGACCAAGAATGGTTGAATCAAGCGCCATTTTCGTTTGATTTATCAGTGATGGCGATTTACCCTTGTCTCTTTACAGGCGGCACATTGAACCTAGTAGATAAAGACATGATCAAGAAACCGAAGCTCTTAAATGATATGTTGCAGCAGACACCGATAAATGTTTGGGTCTCTACACCTTCATTTATTGAAATGTGCTTATTGTTGCCTACTTTAGAGGAAAAACAATATCCAAGTCTGAAAGAATTCTTCTTCTGTGGTGAAATTTTACCGCACAGAACAGCTAAAGCACTTACAGAACGTTTCCCATCAGCAGTGATTTATAATACTTATGGACCGACTGAAGCAACTGTGGCGGTGACAAGTGTCCAAATCACACCAGAAATCTTGGAACAATACAATCCGCTTCCAGTGGGACAAGCAAGACCTGGAACAACTTTATCTACAACAGATGAAGGTGAACTTGTGATTGCAGGAAACAGCGTCAGTGCAGGTTATTTAAAAAACAAAGAAAAGACAGATGCAGTATTTAGCTTAGAAGGCGATACACGTACTTATCATTCAGGTGATAAGGCGAAATTCGAAGATCAACAATGGTTCATTCAAGGACGTATTGATTTTCAAATTAAAATGAACGGTTACCGTATGGAACTTGAAGAAATTGAAACTATTTTACGTCAATCAGAGCACGTCAGAGAAGCAATCGTGGTTCCTATTTACAAAAACGGCAAAGTCACACAATTGATTGGTGCAGTAGTACCAGCAGAAACAGTGGAAGATAATGCAGAACTTTCACACGCAATCAAAACTGATTTGAAATCCAGCTTACCTGAATACATGATTCCAAGAAAATTTGTGTGGATGGATCAGTTACCATTAACTTCGAATGGTAAAATAGACCGTAAGAAAATAGCAGAGGAATTGAATTAA
- the dltB gene encoding D-alanyl-lipoteichoic acid biosynthesis protein DltB yields MTPYGTFTFFLIAFILLIPVIILGFLGKRSYIYNGISTAIMIVIIFSSDKLNFFGNKYLSVQLVSFIIYILWQAALIMWYYYSRPKNNSFIKFFIVMALSILPLALVKIFSSSWLGGQQIQFHEHKLIEFIGFLGISYVTFKSVQLIMEIRDGSIKEIKLGKLFQFISFFPTISSGPIDRYKRFVKDDKKVPTGNEYRELILKAIHMIMLGFLYKYIIAYFVNQYGVMPLQMHLHGFVKYWLYMYAYSMYLFFDFAGYSLFAIAVSYIYGIKTPPNFNQPFKSRNIKDFWNRWYMTLSFWFRDCIYMRSLFFMSKKKLLKSQFAMSNIAFFLNFFIMGVWHGLEVYYIVYGLYHAALFIGYGYYERWRKKHPPRWQNGFTTALSVIITFHFVTFGFLIFSGKLI; encoded by the coding sequence ATGACACCATATGGCACATTCACCTTTTTCTTAATTGCTTTTATCTTGCTCATACCGGTTATTATATTAGGATTTTTAGGTAAGCGAAGCTATATTTATAACGGTATTAGCACAGCAATAATGATAGTTATTATTTTTTCATCCGATAAATTGAATTTTTTCGGAAATAAATATTTGAGTGTACAGCTAGTTAGTTTTATCATTTATATATTATGGCAAGCAGCTTTGATTATGTGGTATTACTACTCACGCCCGAAAAATAATTCATTTATTAAATTCTTTATCGTGATGGCCTTGTCTATCTTGCCACTTGCCTTAGTAAAGATATTTTCAAGTTCGTGGTTAGGTGGCCAACAAATCCAATTTCATGAGCACAAGTTAATTGAATTCATCGGTTTCCTAGGGATTTCCTATGTTACCTTTAAAAGTGTTCAGCTGATTATGGAAATTAGAGATGGTTCGATTAAAGAAATTAAATTAGGAAAACTCTTCCAATTTATTTCTTTCTTCCCAACGATTTCGTCCGGTCCTATCGACCGTTACAAACGTTTCGTAAAAGATGATAAAAAAGTTCCGACTGGAAATGAATATCGAGAGCTGATTTTAAAAGCAATTCATATGATTATGCTCGGCTTCTTATATAAATATATTATCGCGTACTTTGTAAATCAATACGGCGTAATGCCGTTGCAAATGCATCTTCATGGATTTGTTAAATATTGGTTATATATGTATGCCTATAGCATGTATTTATTCTTTGATTTCGCTGGATATAGTTTATTCGCGATAGCAGTGAGTTATATATATGGTATCAAGACACCGCCGAACTTCAATCAACCATTCAAGTCTAGAAATATTAAAGATTTCTGGAACAGATGGTATATGACTTTATCATTCTGGTTCCGCGATTGTATTTATATGAGATCTTTATTCTTTATGTCTAAAAAGAAATTATTGAAAAGCCAATTCGCTATGTCTAATATTGCTTTCTTCCTGAACTTTTTCATCATGGGAGTTTGGCACGGACTAGAAGTGTATTACATTGTTTATGGACTCTACCATGCGGCCTTATTCATCGGCTATGGTTATTATGAACGTTGGCGCAAGAAACATCCGCCACGTTGGCAAAATGGTTTTACAACCGCACTAAGTGTTATCATTACATTCCACTTTGTCACATTCGGATTCTTAATTTTTTCAGGAAAACTGATTTAA